In the Emys orbicularis isolate rEmyOrb1 chromosome 3, rEmyOrb1.hap1, whole genome shotgun sequence genome, one interval contains:
- the SSTR4 gene encoding somatostatin receptor type 4 produces the protein MSTDASHLPAGSQEASGAMWTPSSWMASDVPPNASTSLAQLGQRQRAEEWGGNTGEMAGTVVIQCIYGLVCLLGLLGNSLVIFVILRYAKMKTATNIYLLNLAIADELLMLSIPFVATSAALHHWPFGRALCRTVLGVDGLNMFTSVFCLTVLSLDRYIAVVHPLRAATYRRPRVAKMVNGGVWLLSLLVASPIPIFAGTAATHDGRAVACNLLWPSPAWSAAFVVYTTLLGFLLPVLAMGLCYLLIVGKMRAVAQRVGWQQRRRSEGKLTRLVLIVVAMFVVCWMPFYVVQLVNLLLPGHLDATVNNASLILSYSNSCANPILYGFLSENFRHSFHGVLRRCCDASFCCCCHPDLGAAEEEEEEEPLDYCAVPKGEETSKGCMCPSLHCQREPVHPEPCCTPGTLLAKTTTF, from the coding sequence ATGAGCACCGATGCCAGCCACCTGCCTGCGGGATCCCAGGAGGCGAGCGGGGCTATGTGGACTCCATCCAGCTGGATGGCTTCCGACGTCCCTCCCAACGCCAGCACCTCCTTGGCACAGCTGGGTCAGCGGCAAAGGGCGGAGGAGTGGGGTGGCAATACCGGAGAGATGGCGGGCACGGTAGTGATCCAGTGTATCTATGGCCTGGTGTGCCTGCTGGGGCTTCTCGGCAACTCACTGGTGATCTTTGTCATCCTGCGCTACGCCAAGATGAAGACGGCCACCAACATTTACCTGCTCAACCTGGCCATCGCCGACGAGCTCCTCATGCTCAGCATCCCCTTCGTGGCGACCTCGGCTGCGCTGCACCACTGGCCCTTCGGCCGGGCCCTGTGCCGCACCGTGCTGGGCGTGGACGGGCTCAACATGTTCACCAGCGTCTTCTGCCTGACCGTGCTCAGCCTGGACCGCTACATCGCTGTGGTGCACCCACTGCGGGCAGCCACCTACCGCCGGCCCAGGGTGGCCAAGATGGTCAACGGAGGGGTCTGGCTGCTCTCGCTTCTGGTGGCCTCGCCCATCCCCATCTTCGCCGGCACAGCTGCCACGCACGACGGCCGAGCGGTGGCCTGCAACCTGCTGTGGCCTAGTCCGGCCTGGTCAGCTGCCTTTGTGGTCTACACGACCTTGCTGGGCTTCCTGCTGCCGGTGCTGGCCATGGGCCTCTGCTACCTGCTGATTGTGGGCAAGATGCGGGCGGTGGCTCAGCGGGTGGGCTGGCAGCAgcggcggcgctcggaggggaaGCTGACCCGGCTGGTGTTGATCGTGGTGGCCATGTTCGTGGTGTGCTGGATGCCCTTTTATGTGGTTCAGCTGGTGAACCTGCTGCTGCCCGGCCACCTGGATGCCACGGTGAACAATGCCTCTCTCATCCTCAGCTACTCCAACAGCTGCGCCAACCCCATCCTTTACGGCTTCCTCTCGGAGAACTTCAGGCACTCCTTCCACGGGGTGCTGCGGCGCTGCTGCGACGccagcttctgctgctgctgccacccggACCTGGGCGCcgctgaggaggaagaggaggaggagccgctAGATTACTGTGCCGTCCCCAAAGGGGAGGAGACGAGCAAGGGCTGCATGTGCCCATCTTTGCATTGCCAGCGGGAGCCGGTGCACCCTGAGCCCTGCTGTACTCCTGGCACCCTCCTTGCAAAGACCACCACCTTCTAG
- the THBD gene encoding thrombomodulin — MLGLCLALVATAQLGRSAPAQPPPAGAQCIEHVCFGVFWGRQRFPGAIRLCQARGGQLMTVRSTVAEAAITLLVQNRSDASLWIGLQLPPGQACSDPGRPLRGFRWVTGDERTDYTRWKPGGPVCGSQCVAVAAPDLTWEEKRCDSEADGFLCEYNYPGTCPKLAPVAGLAVTYTTPFGAQDSDLLVLPPQSTASAPALGVELVCQEHSSRGMRWSSASPGAWHCQLENGGCEASCQWDGGTPRCTCPPEKQLDQDQRSCSSLCADAPCEHLCIPLDVNFTCMCHEGYELAGDGISCRDIDDCQTKPDLCDQVCINTDGGFRCQCHPGYELVDGKCEDVIDCYEEKCQHQCVDVAGGYTCSCFSGYAPSPQDPHKCVLFCNQTECPADCDPHTQDTCYCPDGFVLDHYNGSAKMCVDIDECEVEFCEQLCTNKPGSYTCHCREGYILYKQNLCISEDEFSGETELYPKTAAPTRVPPKSDSLHPGVLIGISIGILSTILVLMAILYHLMKKHFPVHGAMDYKCSNGTEKEVVLQQVPPGCPSANQKL, encoded by the coding sequence ATGCTGGGGCTCTGCCTGGCGCTGGTGGCCACGGCCCAGCTCGGGCGCTCGGCTCCCGCCCAGCCGCCGCCCGCGGGCGCTCAGTGCATCGAGCACGTCTGCTTCGGCGTGTTCTGGGGGCGCCAGCGGTTCCCCGGCGCCATCCGGCTCTGCCAGGCCCGCGGGGGGCAGCTCATGACCGTGCGCTCCACGGTGGCGGAGGCCGCCATCACCCTGCTGGTCCAGAACCGGAGCGACGCCAGCCTGTGGATCGGGCTGCAGCTGCCCCCGGGCCAGGCGTGCTCGGACCCCGGCCGCCCGCTGCGGGGGTTCCGCTGGGTCACGGGCGACGAGCGCACGGACTACACCCGATGGAAGCCGGGCGGCCCCGTCTGCGGGTCCCAGTGTGTCGCCGTGGCGGCCCCGGATCTCACCTGGGAGGAGAAGCGGTGTGACTCCGAAGCAGACGGCTTCCTGTGTGAGTACAATTACCCCGGCACGTGCCCCAAGCTCGCCCCCGTGGCGGGCCTGGCGGTGACCTACACCACCCCCTTCGGGGCGCAGGACAGTGACCTCCTGGTCCTCCCTCCCCAAAGCACTGCCtcggccccggccctgggcgtGGAGCTGGTGTGCCAGGAGCACAGCAGCAGGGGCATGCGGTGGAGCTCCGCCAGCCCCGGGGCCTGGCACTGCCAGCTGGAGAACGGCGGGTGCGAGGCTTCGTGCCAGTGGGACGGCGGGACCCCGCGCTGCACCTGCCCCCCCGAGAAGCAGCTGGACCAGGACCAACGCAGCTGCTCTTCCCTGTGTGCCGACGCCCCCTGCGAGCACCTCTGCATCCCGCTCGACGTGAACTTCACTTGCATGTGCCACGAGGGCTATGAGCTGGCTGGGGATGGCATCAGCTGCAGAGACATCGATGACTGTCAAACCAAACCGGACCTTTGCGACCAAGTGTGCATCAACACCGACGGGGGCTTCCGCTGCCAGTGTCACCCGGGCTATGAGCTGGTGGACGGCAAATGTGAGGACGTGATCGATTGCTACGAAGAGAAATGTCAGCACCAATGTGTTGATGTGGCAGGGGGTTACACCTGCAGCTGCTTTAGTGGATACGCCCCATCCCCCCAGGATCCCCATAAATGTGTCCTATTTTGCAACCAGACGGAATGCCCAGCAGACTGTGACCCCCATACACAGGATACGTGCTACTGCCCGGATGGCTTTGTTTTGGATCACTACAATGGTAGTGCAAAGATGTGTGTTGATATTGACGAGTGTGAGGTAGAATTTTGTGAGCAGCTGTGCACGAATAAGCCAGGCAGCTACACGTGTCATTGCCGGGAGGGGTACATACTCTACAAACAGAACTTGTGTATTTCTGAGGATGAGTTTTCAGGTGAGACGGAGCTCTACCCGAAAACAGCAGCCCCCACCCGTGTCCCACCGAAGTCAGACAGCCTCCACCCCGGGGTGCTGATCGGAATCAGCATTGGCATCTTGTCCACAATTTTGGTCCTGATGGCCATTCTCTACCACCTGATGAAGAAGCACTTCCCAGTTCATGGAGCCATGGATTATAAATGTAGCAAcgggacagaaaaggaagtggTGCTTCAGCAAGTTCCCCCAGGATGCCCCTCTGCTAACCAGAAACTGTAA